The Geomonas agri genome contains the following window.
TTCCGCGTCGCCGGCGACGAAGCGGGCGTCGGAAAGCACGATCAGGTCCATCATGTTCTTGCCGTAGTCCTCGGTCTCGTAGCGCACGATGGCGTGCAGCCGGCGCTGCCACTGTGCCAGCGACCCACGCCAGTTGTCGTTTACCGGCATGATGCCGCCGGTGCACTTTTTGAAGCCGATCTCGGCCAGGCGCTCCACGAGGATGCGGCTGTACTCCTGGAAGTAACGGTCGGCAGGCTCGCCGCCGTCGTCGCAGTAGACGATCAGGTAGTCCTGGTCGGTGATGAGGGTCTGTTCCTCGCGGCCATCGCTCCCCATACTGATCAGGGCGAAGGGGACCGGCGGGGGGGAGGGCATCTCGGCTGCCACCAGCTCCAGCGCGCGGCCGGCCAGGGCATCGCGGTACCAGGTGCAGTTCTCATGGAGGGCGGTGACGGAATAGAAGTTGAGGAAGCGCTCCATCTCGAGGAGGTTCAGCTCATCGTGGAGTTTCAGGAGCACCGTGTAATCGGTCTCGACGGCGATCCGCTCGACGATCGCCTCTTCCCGCCCCGAGTACAGGCGCAGTTTGCCCAGTTCTTCCGAGGTGTGCCACACCAGCCCTTCCAGCAGCTTCTTCCCCTCGTTCCGGTCCAAAAGCGGGAGCAGGGCATGCACCTCCCCCAACAACTCCGAAAGGAGTTGCTCGTCGCTTGGCTCCGGTGGGTAGATCTGATGGGGCATGCGCGGCTACCTCTTATTAAAACTCGCTGGCGTTGATTCTACAGAAAAAATCCACGATGTAAAACTGTTTTGCAGATAACTGAGACAATTCGTTGACTTTTTTCACCCGGTACCGAGCAGTATAGGTTGGGAAACACTTGGCGCTGGACAAAAAAATTGGGGAAGGTTTCCCTTCCCCAATTCCATGCTGCTATGTTGCTGGTTGTTAGTGCTCGACTGCCTTGGCCATACCCAAACCGGTGTTCTGGCGGACGTAGACCTCGTCGAACATCTCCTCGGAGCGCCTGTTCGGGAAGGCCAGGGCGCCCAGGATGGCGGCCATGAAGCCCAGCGGGATGGAGATGATGCCCGGGTTCTTCAGGGTGAAGAGCGGCTTGTCCAGGCCCACGATCGAGGTGCCGTCCTGCTGCGCGTCGACCTTCGCCTTGGCCAGTGCCTTGGCGTCCTTCTCGGTGAGGGTCTGGCCGGCCGGCAGTGCGGCCTGCTTCTTCTCCATTGCGGCTACTACCTTCTTGGCGCCGGCGGCGACAACTTTCGGGTAGGTCATGTTCGGGGATACCATCACCAGGCCGATGGAGGCGATGGTGCCGACCAGCAGGCCGGAGATGACGCCGGCGGTGTTGAACTTCCTCCAGAACAGCGAGAGGATGACGACCGGCAGGTTGCCGGAGGCTGCGACGGCGAAGGCCAGTGCCACCAGGTGGGCGACGTTCTGCTTCTCGGCGGCGAGGCCGATCATGATGCCGCAGGCGCCTACCACGAAGGAGGTAGCGCGGGCTGCGAAGACCTGCTCGTGCTGGTCGGCGTGGCCGTCCTTGATCACGTTGACGTAGATGTCGTGAGCGATGGCCGCGGAGGCTGCCAGTACCAGGCCGGAGACCACGGCGAGGATGGTGGCGAATGCGACGGCGCACAGGAAGGCGAGGAAGAGGTCGCCGACGATCGGTGCGATGTCCGCACCCATCTGCTGTGCCAGCATCAGTGTAGCCATGTTGCCGCCCGGGTCGATCGCGGTGATGCCCTGCGGGGTCAGGTGGATGGCTGCGCCGAAGCCGAGCAGGGTGGTCAGGATGTAGAAGCCGCCGATGATGAACATGGCGATGATGACGGACTTACGTGCGGCCTGTGCGGTCGGCACGGTGAAGAAGCGCATCAGGATGTGCGGCATACCTGCGGTACCGAGCACGAGAGCCATGCCCAGGGAGATCTGATCGAGCGGGTTCTTGAGGTACAGACCGGGCTCGAGGAAGCGCTGGCCAGCGTCCATGCCGGAGAGGATGACGCCGTCTTTGAGCACCAGTTTGGAAACGTGGTCCTGGATGTCCGGGCTGGACACGATGGTGTTGAAGAAGCCGATCGGGTTGAAGCCTGCCTTGATCATGACCAGGAAGGAGAGCAGGAACGCGCCCGACATGAGCAGGCCTGCCTTGATGATCTGAACCCAGGTGGTAGCGACCATGCCGCCGAAGACGACGTAGCCGACCATGAGGATGCCGACGCCGATGATGGACATCTTGTAGGGGATGCCGACCAGAAGTGCCATCAGTTTGCCTGCACCGACCATCTGGGCGGTGAGGTAGAAGGTGGATACGGCAACGGTGGAGATGGCGGCGAAGGCGCGCACCGGCTTGGGCGAGGTCCTGAAGGAGAGGATGTCACCCAGGGTGTACTTGCCCGCGTTGCGGCAGGGTTCCGCTACGATCAGAAGCACGGTGATGTACGCCACCAGCCAGCCGACCGAGTACATGAACCCGTCATAGCCATAGAGCGAGATGAGGCCGGAAATACCCAGGAAGGAGGCCGCCGACATGTAGTCGCCTGCGATGGCCCAGCCGTTCTGGGTGCCGGTGATGCCGCCGCCCGCTGCGTAGAAGTCCGCTGCGGACTTGGTCTGCTTGGCCGCCCAGACCACGACGCCCATGGTGATGGCGATGATGGCCAGGAACATACCGATGGTGATGGTCTTGTTGGTTTTGAGTTCCTTCTTGACCGGTGCGGGTGTTGCGGGAGCAGGGGTGGCCACGGAAGCGGCCGCGTTGGGCGCGGGTGCCGCCGCTGTGGCGGCAGGGGCTCCCTGGGCTGCCGGGGCGCTCATCGCGGGCGCCGCACCGGCTGCGGGTGCCTTCTGCTCATCGGCGTAGGCCGCCGCGGCTACCGAGAGGGCCAAGCTGGCTGCTATGAATATCTTCTTGATGGTCATGTCCTGTCCTCCTTTCCTAGAGATGTAATTCGTCGATCAGTTCCCTGGTCAACCGGTCAAAGTCCTTGTTGGCAACGTGCGAGTAGTAGAGTGCAATCCCCCAGGAGACGAAGAATTGGGAGAGTGCGAAGATGTACCCGAAATTGACGACGCCAATGATTTTGACCTTGAAGATCCCCGGTGTGTAAGCCGCCCCGATGGGGAGCAGGAAATAGTACACACAGGAGAAAATCCACCACCCGAAAAGGAAGGCTGTCTTCTTGTGATGTAGCTCCACGAATTTGGGATTCTTTGCGATTGCTTTCCAGTCGTACTGTTTTTCTGCCATGGTTGTCACTCCTTTCTCAGTAAGATGCGTTGCGGCGGCGTCCCGCCCCTCTGGTTTCAGTTCCCGATAAATCCCCCTTTCTTGATCTCTAAATTTTGTTTCTAAAACCGTCGATGCTGTTTTGCTAGAAATGGTTAAAGCGTTCTGTTTGTAGTGCCGCCTTGTAAGTGTCTGTTTTTGTGGGGCTTGGTTGATTAGATGGTCCGTATCGGCGTTTGTTGCTGCTTCATGGCACCCTCGCATTTTCCGTATACGTGAGTTTGTTGTACCACATGATTTTCAAATGTACAATAAAAATAAACATCGTTCTAAATTTTTTGCGGTCCTAAATGGGCTTTGTTTTACGATCTGGTTGCTCGCAAATATTGTAAATCACACGTCAAAAAAGAAAAGAGTACCGTAAATTATTTTTTATTATTGTTGGGCTGTAGTGGGTGTGGGCGCTTTTTCGCCAATTTCGTGGTGCCGTTTTGGAGTTTGCTCAAACGCTGTCGCATAATTGTGTCAAACAATTGCGTTACTCAATCTCGCGGAGCTTCGGCCCCGCCAATGCACTATTCCGTGGTAAACGCGATGTTCCTTGGGGAGCACGTCTGCTTCCGTACTGGCTTTGGGAGCCTCATGTAGCTTAGTGGGGCCTGCAGACCTTTCAAAATGACAGCGAGCGCAAAGGGTAGCCAGGATGATGTACTGTGGAAGGGAGTTCTGTGGCGCGATGTGTGAACATCGTGATGTGGCAGCAATGGGAGGTAGTACTTTCAAGATCACATTGTTTGAAACATTGACTACTTCGTGACATAAAAGTTGAAAAACAAAGGGGAAACCTTGATTGGTTTCCCCTCTTTGTACAGTAGCGTATTAAGAATTAACTACACGTGCTTTTCCGTTGTCAGTCGATGTGACGGGCCGTTCATTCTGATTGCAGCGGCAAACTCCATCCAGAAGATGAGATAGATGGAAACCATCAGGGAAAGGCCGATGTTGGCGTTCTCCGGGCCGAGGGCCTTGCTGAGAATCGGCGAGGCGAAGCCGGCGCCGAGGGTCCCAGTGGCCCGCTCCAGCAGGTAGAAGACGGGAAGGGTGATCAGGGTTCCGGCGAACATGATGGCGATACCGCGTCCCCGTTTGACCCAGTACTTGGGCGAGAAGCCGAACATGCGCATGAATATCACCACCAGGATGATCCAGACCGAGTAGTCCACGGCGGCGTCGGGAAGGGCCAGCTTGTTCTTGACCAGGGCCACCTCGAGGATGGTGACAGCGAAGAGCAGCACGAACATCCAGTTGAACTTCTCGTTGGCCTGGGTCTGCCAGTTGCGGCTGTCCGGTGCGGCGGTCTCGCGCATGGAGTGGTTCGGGGTCCCGAGCGCTGAGAAGAGGATGGCGAACCAGATGCCGGCATTGTGGAACAAGAGCGAAGCGTGGTTGCCGGCGACGTTGGCGATGCGGGACATGGGGTCGCGGGCGAAGTCGGCGGCGATGCGCATCAGGAACAGGTTCACGATCACTGAGCACATGATGATCACCGTCAGGGTGAAGATGCGCCGCGGCAGGAGATACGGGTCGATGCGGTCCGGGAAGCCCAGGATGAACGCAAACCAGATCAGGTACATGATGAGCGGGATGCCCAGGCAGATGCCGTACACCGAGTTGCCGGCGAAGTCGCCGTTTTGGGCGTAGATGATGTACTTCTCGTCGTTGTCGGGGTCAGTGTTGACCGCCTGGACCACTTCCTTGGGTACCTTCTTCACGTGGGGGAGGAGCCCCATGCCGTACCAGCCATGGTCGCCTTGCGTGGTATCCACCACCCAGTACTGGTCCCCCATCATCTCGTCGAGCCCTTGGAAGATCCTCAGGGAAAAGGTCGCGCAGAGGACGACGACCAGTAAAAGAAGTATCACGTTTGACAGTTTCATCGGCATGTGATGTTCCTCCTAATCGGCGCCGGGCGCGTTATTCCTTATGGGTGGTCCAGAACATGGAGACCGCGTTGGCGGCGAAGAGGCCGTAGAGCCACATGGTGTTCCAGGCCGGCCCGGACCAGTGGCTGCCGCGTCCGCCACCGACCACGCCGGAGGCGATCACAATCCCGATCATGGCGGTGAAGGCTACCATGGCGACGGCGCGCAGGATGGCCGAATTGCGCCAGGTATGCCGCTCCAACTCCTCAAGCCTCGAGAGCAGTTCAAGTTCTTTTTCACTCATCGCGTTCTCCTTTTCCAAAGTAATGCAAAGCTGCTGTTGATTCGCCCCCGCCCGGCTTTACCCGTCGGCTACACCAGGCAGAGGTTGGAATCGAGTTGTCCTACCGGTACCCGGTCGGACAGCTCCTGGTATTTGAGGCACTCCCGGTAACGGCAACTGCAGAAGGTGATGATCTGCTTGACGTCGTGCGGCGAAATGTAGCCGCAACCCACGTCGCAGTAATCATCATTTTTGCCGAAGAAGGGGCAGACCGTCGCTTGCTGCATAGGACCTCATACCTTGTACAACGTAAAGAAAGGGTGACGTAGACAGTATTAGCAACTGCCGTACCAATTTGCCGTTTACCGGTGGATGCGTTGTAAACCCCTGATAAACCAATTGGTTGCAGGGATGGGGCTAGCGGCGGGGGCGGCGGCGAAAGGGACACTTTTGCAGAATCGCAAAGAAATATTAAAGGGGGGCGAAGCGGGAGTTAACCTTGCTCGCGGGTGGGTGGTTCGAGCCTGTGACGCTAAAGTGATGGCAAAACAGGAAGTTACGTGTCGAAGGCGGGGCGCTGTGGCTGCATTTGCAAGCCTGCAAGGGGGCTGCACCCGTTTTTTGCAATGCTGCAAAAGCGGCCGCCCCTTGATCCGGCGGGGGTCAGCTGTTGTACTCGTCCTTCCTGATCCCGTATTTCTTGATCTTGCG
Protein-coding sequences here:
- a CDS encoding solute symporter family protein, translated to MTIKKIFIAASLALSVAAAAYADEQKAPAAGAAPAMSAPAAQGAPAATAAAPAPNAAASVATPAPATPAPVKKELKTNKTITIGMFLAIIAITMGVVVWAAKQTKSAADFYAAGGGITGTQNGWAIAGDYMSAASFLGISGLISLYGYDGFMYSVGWLVAYITVLLIVAEPCRNAGKYTLGDILSFRTSPKPVRAFAAISTVAVSTFYLTAQMVGAGKLMALLVGIPYKMSIIGVGILMVGYVVFGGMVATTWVQIIKAGLLMSGAFLLSFLVMIKAGFNPIGFFNTIVSSPDIQDHVSKLVLKDGVILSGMDAGQRFLEPGLYLKNPLDQISLGMALVLGTAGMPHILMRFFTVPTAQAARKSVIIAMFIIGGFYILTTLLGFGAAIHLTPQGITAIDPGGNMATLMLAQQMGADIAPIVGDLFLAFLCAVAFATILAVVSGLVLAASAAIAHDIYVNVIKDGHADQHEQVFAARATSFVVGACGIMIGLAAEKQNVAHLVALAFAVAASGNLPVVILSLFWRKFNTAGVISGLLVGTIASIGLVMVSPNMTYPKVVAAGAKKVVAAMEKKQAALPAGQTLTEKDAKALAKAKVDAQQDGTSIVGLDKPLFTLKNPGIISIPLGFMAAILGALAFPNRRSEEMFDEVYVRQNTGLGMAKAVEH
- a CDS encoding putative nucleotidyltransferase substrate binding domain-containing protein; protein product: MPHQIYPPEPSDEQLLSELLGEVHALLPLLDRNEGKKLLEGLVWHTSEELGKLRLYSGREEAIVERIAVETDYTVLLKLHDELNLLEMERFLNFYSVTALHENCTWYRDALAGRALELVAAEMPSPPPVPFALISMGSDGREEQTLITDQDYLIVYCDDGGEPADRYFQEYSRILVERLAEIGFKKCTGGIMPVNDNWRGSLAQWQRRLHAIVRYETEDYGKNMMDLIVLSDARFVAGDAELAGKLVSLIRALLQDYFMALWGMAKAATEMKLALGFLKRFWTEGSGEHKGAFNLKLLAWAPLVMNVRILAINQGIPATSTVRRIELLEKEHSFSANMARGLVAAYRILTKHRILLQIKVIKGIQNDAYYLNPYSLPSDERERMRQALLLIEDLQKTIHTNFSIV
- a CDS encoding DUF485 domain-containing protein, which encodes MAEKQYDWKAIAKNPKFVELHHKKTAFLFGWWIFSCVYYFLLPIGAAYTPGIFKVKIIGVVNFGYIFALSQFFVSWGIALYYSHVANKDFDRLTRELIDELHL